The nucleotide window GTCCTGCATGCTGTAGACCCAGCCATGGAGCAGCGGTTGTTTGTGTTCTTTCCATGCGCGCTGGATAATACCGGATCGGGCAAGGTTGATAAGCTGTGCGCGGACATTATGCTCGATGAGACGGATGAGGCGTGCTTCCTCGGTCGGCAATGCGTCGATTTCCTGTCGGTGCTGACGGTGGACTTCCTTGATATGGCGAAGCCATTCGTCGATCAGGCCGAAGGATTCATCTCCCATCGCGGCTTTCACGCCGCCGCAGCCGTGATGGCCGCAGATAATGATGTGTTTGACCTTCAGAACCTCAACGGCATATTGCACGATGCTGAGGAGGTTGATGTCGGTCGGCACTACAAGGTTGGCCACGTTGCGATGCACGAAAATATTGCCAGGTTCGGCCTGGGTAATTTCGTCAGGCGAGACGCGGCTGTCCGAGCAGCCAATCCAAAGGAAGTCCGGCGTCTGGGTTTTTGCCAGGCTTTTGAAGAATTCCGGGTTTTTCTCTACACGGTCGGCCGCCCAGGCCTTGTTCTCCAGCAGTAATTGTTCATGCCGCTTCATGGATCAGCTCGCTTAAGGTGGTGGAGGATTTATTGGGGTTTTTGACCGTCAGCGCGATGTCCTTGTGAGGGGCGGCGGTCATGAAATCCTGGATAATCTCGACATTGTCGAGGTCAATAAAGTTCACTTTGCTGAAATCCAGCAGCACGCTTGAGCCTTCGGGGATGCGGTCGAGCGTCTGTTTGAGATCGTATTTATGGATGAAGAAGAGGTCCTTCTTGCAGCTGATGTGGTATTTGTTGCCGTCCGTCACGGTGACGATGGCCGCGCGCCAGTTCTGGACGATCACAAACCCCATGCCCACCACAATGCCCACGCCAATGCCGACCAGCAGATCGGTCATGAGAATGGCCAGGATGGTGGCGGTGAAGGGAATGAAATGTTCCCAGCCTTTGGCGAATTTCTGCATGAAGATGGCGGGTTTGGTAAGCTTGTAACCCACCGCAATCAGCACGGCGGCAAGGGCTGCCAGGGGAATCTGATTCAGCAGGGTGGGAATGCTGATTACGCAGAGCAACAGCAGCAGGCCATGGCAGATGGTAGACATGCGAGTGCGCCCGCCGGAAGAGACGTTCGCCGAACTGCGGACGATAACCGAGGTGATGGGCAAGCCGCCGATGAGGCCGGAGACGATATTGCCGATGCCTTGTGCCTTCAGCTCGCGGTTGGTGGGGGTGATGCGTTTGAATGGGTCGAGCTTGTCGATGGCCTCGATGCTCAACAGCGTTTCCACACTGGCGACCAGCGCCAGCGTGACGGCGGTGGACCAGATGGCGGGATTGCCTATCATGCTGAAATCCGGCGTGGAGAACTGGGCGAAAAAGGCCGAGGCGGAATCCGCCACCGGTACGGCCACGAGATGTTCCGGCTGGATGGCAAGGCCGGGAGCATAGCGCTGGAAGGCCAGATTCGCCGCCACGCCAAAGCCCACGACCACCAGCGGCCCGGGCAGGTAACGCAATGCGTTGTTGAGCTTCGGCTGGATGTTGTCCCAGGTGAAGAGGAAAGCCAGTGAGATGAGCGAAATAATGGCCGCGCCGGGGGTAATGTGGTTGATCATTTCCAGCAGGGCGGAGAAGGTGTTCTGCCCGTCATGCTGAAAGAATGCGTGGTCGCCCTCGTAGTCGGCATCGTAACCGAACGCATGCGGCACCTGCTTAAGAATAAGAATAATGCCAATGGCGGCGAGCATGCCCTTGATGACCGAGGAAGGTATAAAATCCCCAATGATGCCCGCGCGGGCATAACCCAGGGCCAGCTGTATGGCGCCCGCCAGGCATACGGCCAGAAGGAATGCCTCGTAGCTCGGCAGGGATTGAATGGCGGCCAGTACGATGACCGTGAGGCCCGCAGCCGGGCCGCTGACGCTGAGGGGGGATTTGCTGAGAATGCCGACCACGACACCGCCGACGATGCCCGCTATCAGGCCGGAAAGAGGAGATGCGCCCGAAGCCAATGCAATGCCAAGACATAAAGGAAGCGCTACAAGAAAAACCACCAGGGCCGCAGGCAAATCGTAACGCCAGTTTCTCCACATCGACATGCGCTTCGTCGTCATCCGCCACCTCATCTTTAAATTATGTGCGGCGCAGCATAATGCTGGAAACCAAGCAAATGCAAGCGTAAATGGCCCTAAAATGCAAAGGCATGCTATGCATTTTTAGCTGTTTTGGCGGCATGGTTTGCATATCGTGCCGGGCGTTGCGGGTTCACCATATTGTCATGCAGGTTTATTAGACAGGCATCATGACCGAAGCCAAGCCAGAGCACGTTCACCCCATAACCATCATGCAGCTTGTGCGCATGATGGGCGATATGATGTCGCTTGATGGTGTGGGGGATATCTGGCTGGGCGCGCAGGCCGACCATGAAGGGTTTTATGAGGCGGGTGCGGCGATCACACCCAGTTTTATGCCGCATGCCGCACGCGGCCACACATCGCCGGCTAAGGGTATGGCGGCGGTGAATGAGGCGCTGCATGGGTTTTTTCGTGTCATTCCCACCGCCATGTGGGCGGAGGTGGACCAGGAACGGCTGCCGGAGCGCTTTACCGGGCTGATACAGGAGCTGGATGAGCTGCTTGCGCAATGGCAGGAGCATATCACCCAATACTGCAAGCGGCATCAGTGCGATTCGGTGGATGAGTTGCTGGAAAAGCACCCCCGCCTGTTCGCCCAGTACGGTGCCGGGATGCGAGGCGGCATGGAAGAGCTGGCGGAAAGCGAGCCGGATGCCTATGCGGCCTATACTGCCCGCAAAGGCTACAGCGCACGCGAACTGGCGAATGACTACCCGGAGATATTCGCCAAGTATGCGGCGCAACGCGACGATATCATGGCCTTGCTGCTGGAGAATGACAACCCGCACCGCAAGACGGTGAGCCGTTTGCGTAACCGGCTGGGTAAGGTGATAAAAGAGGTGCGTGACATTTCCGACACGCAGGGCACCATTCCGCTTAAGGGGGGGCGCGAGATGGTCAATGTCCGCAACGATTATAATAACAACCGGCTTTTGTACCTTATGCTGCTTACCTCCTATACGGAGCACGGTATCAAGGATGCAGCGGTCTATCCTCCCGAACTGAGCCTGGCGCTGATGCGTAATGCCGGACAGACCACGTATGTTGACAGTAAGAGCCACGGCATGCTGGTGGAGCATTTCAAATCGCTGCGCGCGATGGAGCTGGAACAGCTCTGGCCGGATTACCAGGCGCAGTTGGATATAATCCGCGATGTGCTGGTGCGAGAGCAATGGCTGTTGATGGTGCTGGCCTGCCATAACCAGGAGCGCGAGCATCCGCATGCGCTGGCGCCGCTTGCCTGGCTGATGACGGCGGGAGTGAAGCCCGAGGCGCTGGTACAGGATGAAGCGTATGATGCGCTTTCAACCGAGGCACGGCAATGTATCGAACGGCTGATGGAACATCCCCAATGGTGGCAGGAAGCGTGGGAGCGTTACATCAAGCCGCCCACCATCAAGATAAAGCCCAAGATACCTACCCTGCCGCAATCGAACATCCAGCTGGATGAACAGCCCATTTTGAATGTGCCCATCATGCAGCTTGCCCAGGTGTTCATGGATTTCAGCCGTCTTAAGCCCATTGAGCCGGATTTCATCGGGCACCGGCTTGAAGAGCCTTACAACAATCCCTACGCCAACCTTTCAAAGAGTTATCTGCGTCATGCGGAAATGGGGCAGGCCGCCAGCCCGCTAGGGCTGTTGCAGGTGAGCGAATCGTTTCATGTGTTTTTTCGCAGCCTGGCGGCGCAGATCACCTCGCTGGTGAACAGGGACGAATTGCCGCTGAAAATCAGCCAGCCGTGGCAGCGGCTTGGCAGCCTCAACCATGAATACCGCCAGCTGGTGAAGCGTTACATGAACCGGCATGGCTACCAGCATGAGCTGGAAGTGATGAAGGATTATCCGGATTATTTCACGGGGGAGGGAGTGAACCCCGATTACGGATTCTGGAGCCTGCTGTCGCAGGACAAAACCTATGCAGGACAGCTGAAGGATTTGACGACGGAAGCTAACCGCCTGATCACCAAGCTGCGTGAGAAGACGCAGTACCCAATGCTCCATGATATCCCGCTGCAATCCGGTGAAACTGTCTCTAATAAAGGCGATCTGTTGTTTCATCTCATTATCGGTGAGCAGGCGGCTTATGGCATTACGGATTCAGCCATTCATCCTCCGATGCTGCAGAAGGTGATCGCCTCCACCAACGGGCAGACGATTGGCATTGTCCGCAAATCCCACGCGCCGCTGGAAGATCTGATGGAAACTGCCTCGGCGCTGGATTCGATTGAGGAATATCAGCAGCGCAAGCGCACCATTCTACGCTATGCGGTGCAGTCGGTGCTGGACCAGCGGGATAATCTTCTGGCACTGGCGGCTTATAACTACCATTACGGCGCGCAGGAATTTGCGCTAGCGCCGCTGGCAATGATCGAATTGTGCATGGCGGAATTGCCGGAGCATGAGGAACTGGTGACCCATTGCGGTGAGGAAGCGGCCCGGCTGATTGAGCCGATGCTGGCGGATGAAGACCTTTGGGATGAAGCGGTGATGCGCTACATGAGTTAGTGCGGGAGTTAGCGCAGGCAGGAGCTATCGACGCCCCTGTTGGCGCGGCCCTGCACGCGCACGGCATATTGTTTGTGGCCCGCATGGGCATGGGCAGGGTTGCGCCGGGTGGGGTTGGGCAGCGCGGCGGCCATTAAGGCGGCTTCGGCCGGGGTGAGGGAAACGGCGCTCTTGCCGAAATAGGTGCGCGCGGCGGCTTCCGCGCCAAAAATGCCGTCACCCCATTCGGCGATGTTAAGATAGACTTCCATCATGCGTGATTTGGGCCAGATGAAATCCAGATACATGGCGATGGGTATTTCCAGCGCCTTGCGTGTGTAGGAACGGCTGGGCCAGAGGAACAGGTTTTTGGCCACCTGCATGGAAATGGTGGAGGCGCCACGCTTCGGCCCACGTTTGCCGGCGTTTTCAATCACGGTGTTCAAGGCAATCCAGTCCACCCCCTTATGTTCGCAAAAGCGCCCGTCCTCCGCGCCGATGACGGCCCGTTGCAGGTTGCGGCTGATACCGGAAAGCGGCGTGTAATCACGATAAAAACTTTGGAATGTCAGTGCACGGCCAAGCATGAGCGTGGAGACCGGCGGTATAAAACGATACACCGCGCCTAGCGCCATGATG belongs to bacterium and includes:
- a CDS encoding SulP family inorganic anion transporter codes for the protein MTTKRMSMWRNWRYDLPAALVVFLVALPLCLGIALASGASPLSGLIAGIVGGVVVGILSKSPLSVSGPAAGLTVIVLAAIQSLPSYEAFLLAVCLAGAIQLALGYARAGIIGDFIPSSVIKGMLAAIGIILILKQVPHAFGYDADYEGDHAFFQHDGQNTFSALLEMINHITPGAAIISLISLAFLFTWDNIQPKLNNALRYLPGPLVVVGFGVAANLAFQRYAPGLAIQPEHLVAVPVADSASAFFAQFSTPDFSMIGNPAIWSTAVTLALVASVETLLSIEAIDKLDPFKRITPTNRELKAQGIGNIVSGLIGGLPITSVIVRSSANVSSGGRTRMSTICHGLLLLLCVISIPTLLNQIPLAALAAVLIAVGYKLTKPAIFMQKFAKGWEHFIPFTATILAILMTDLLVGIGVGIVVGMGFVIVQNWRAAIVTVTDGNKYHISCKKDLFFIHKYDLKQTLDRIPEGSSVLLDFSKVNFIDLDNVEIIQDFMTAAPHKDIALTVKNPNKSSTTLSELIHEAA
- a CDS encoding carbonic anhydrase, which produces MKRHEQLLLENKAWAADRVEKNPEFFKSLAKTQTPDFLWIGCSDSRVSPDEITQAEPGNIFVHRNVANLVVPTDINLLSIVQYAVEVLKVKHIIICGHHGCGGVKAAMGDESFGLIDEWLRHIKEVHRQHRQEIDALPTEEARLIRLIEHNVRAQLINLARSGIIQRAWKEHKQPLLHGWVYSMQDGIIQPILELSRDTPLDAPLPSASRRAA